Proteins encoded in a region of the Labeo rohita strain BAU-BD-2019 chromosome 22, IGBB_LRoh.1.0, whole genome shotgun sequence genome:
- the vasna gene encoding vasorin a, whose protein sequence is MPRGLPSSTKDLYVFQNNIKTLQQQDFVELGELGMLDLSQNALNEVPDGVFSPLSSLHNLDLSSNHIIHISKDSFAGLVNLERLYLYNNRIQSIHPAAFEGLENLLELKLQGNQISVLPALQLPRLLHLDLSYNSIPPIGPQDLQTPHLESLKIAGLRLTSLDEGLLSSLENLHVLDVSQNLLVEMQPTLKAMGGLRNLNLTGNPLGSLKREDFQNLVNLLELDLSNLNLQGFPEGFFNLFPKLEKLTAAENPFNCLCPLAWFPAWLKDVNVELLRMEETRCHFPPINSGKVLAKLEHKDFGCPTTTIELTSAGTSSTTSKPTNSTTPSGTTHAISPAPPSEMPLVDFNSFPLSQTTAIPREIIEDSEEEDIICPSNICLNGGTCVFDSNGMVVCLCPPSMSGLYCEIQNPSFLPPPSPRVSIETVATVQPNTISSLHITSTSITLDLHRYIQTRPHIRGIRLTYRNLSGPDRRPLQLNVPPTYPEYTLRGLQPNSTYSVCASPLGEPVHVSVSACMEARTAGIPPSSHEPSVDRTEPSSSLIPIVAAVAVVMIVAIIATVVVFRRRRRSKAPVDMDLHETSTLELEGVKTSPENGLMHPKQPDITPCPSLAQNSLEYEAPLIQGQCPANNNVACMKPLYV, encoded by the coding sequence ATGCCTCGTGGCCTCCCCTCTTCCACAAAGGACCTCTACGTCTTTCAGAACAACATCAAAACCTTGCAACAGCAGGACTTTGTAGAGCTTGGCGAGCTTGGAATGCTGGACTTGAGTCAGAATGCCCTCAACGAAGTCCCTGATGGGGTGTTTAGCCCACTCTCCTCTCTGCACAACCTCGATCTCTCCTCAAACCACATTATCCACATTTCCAAAGACAGCTTTGCTGGACTGGTCAACCTGGAAAGGCTGTATCTCTACAACAATCGCATTCAGAGCATCCACCCAGCTGCCTTTGAGGGACTAGAGAACTTACTGGAGCTGAAGCTACAGGGGAATCAGATAAGTGTGCTGCCAGCTCTGCAACTGCCAAGACTACTCCACTTGGACCTTAGTTATAATAGCATCCCACCTATTGGACCTCAAGATTTACAGACACCACACCTTGAGTCACTCAAAATAGCTGGGCTGCGGCTGACCAGTCTGGATGAGGGGCTGCTAAGCAGCCTGGAGAACCTACATGTTCTGGATGTCTCCCAGAACCTGCTTGTAGAGATGCAACCTACACTGAAGGCAATGGGGGGTCTACGAAACCTCAATTTAACAGGGAATCCCTTGGGATCCCTAAAACGAGAGGACTTCCAAAATCTGGTTAACTTGCTAGAGCTTGACTTGAGCAACCTAAATTTGCAAGGCTTCCCTGAAGGCTTCTTCAACCTTTTCCCCAAACTTGAGAAGCTCACTGCTGCTGAAAACCCCTTTAACTGCCTCTGCCCACTGGCCTGGTTTCCAGCATGGCTAAAAGATGTAAATGTAGAACTGTTGAGAATGGAAGAGACTCGTTGCCACTTTCCACCAATAAACTCGGGAAAGGTTTTGGCAAAGTTGGAGCATAAAGATTTTGGCTGTCCCACGACAACAATTGAGTTAACAAGCGCAGGGACAAGTAGTACTACAAGCAAGCCCACAAACTCAACCACACCATCAGGCACAACACATGCCATTTCCCCAGCACCACCAAGTGAGATGCCCTTGGTAGACTTCAACAGCTTCCCTCTTTCCCAGACCACTGCCATCCCCAGAGAAATCATAGAAGATTCTGAAGAAGAGGACATTATTTGCCCTTCCAATATCTGTTTAAATGGGGGAACATGCGTGTTTGACTCTAATGGGATGGTTGTTTGCTTGTGCCCGCCTTCGATGTCAGGACTCTACTGTGAGATTCAAAATCCAAGCTTTCTTCCTCCACCTTCACCGAGAGTTTCTATCGAGACCGTTGCTACAGTCCAGCCCAACACAATCAGCTCCCTTCACATAACCAGCACTTCCATTACACTAGACCTTCACCGTTACATTCAGACAAGACCGCACATCCGTGGAATCCGTCTGACTTACCGAAACTTGTCAGGCCCCGACCGGCGACCACTACAGCTGAATGTGCCTCCAACTTACCCAGAATACACGCTTAGAGGACTACAGCCAAATAGCACCTATTCTGTATGTGCTAGTCCTCTGGGAGAGCCTGTCCATGTCTCAGTCAGTGCCTGCATGGAGGCTAGGACAGCAGGAATCCCACCATCATCCCACGAGCCAAGTGTTGACAGGACCGAACCTTCTTCCTCTCTCATACCCATCGTGGCAGCTGTGGCGGTGGTGATGATTGTGGCCATCATAGCTACTGTGGTGGTCTTTCGCCGCAGGAGGAGATCTAAGGCTCCAGTAGATATGGACTTACATGAGACATCTACTCTGGAGTTAGAGGGAGTAAAAACCAGTCCAGAGAATGGTCTAATGCATCCAAAACAACCCGACATCACCCCTTGCCCATCTTTAGCACAAAATAGCTTGGAATACGAGGCACCTTTAATACAAGGACAGTGTCCAGCCAACAATAATGTAGC